The Fluviispira sanaruensis sequence GAAACACTTTAGAAACCAACTGAACCCCTTCCACAATCCCTGCTACTTTTTTCCCTTCTTCAGTTTCAAAGTTAATTTGGGTAAGTTCAATAGCAGACATTGCCTTATCGAAGGCATCAATGACGGGGAGAAGATCTTTAGCAAATTCTTGGATGGAATAAAGACGTGTATCTGCCTTCTCACGTTCCATTCTTTTACGCATATTTTCGGCGTCAGCAGCAATGCGCAACATACGGTCGTGAGTTTCAGAAAGTTTGGCTTGAACCGCTGCGCACTCTGCCTCAAGGGAAGAGATTCTCGCAGCTTCTTCATTTTGTGCGGTCGATGCCCCTTGAACTTCAGGATTTTGGCTATCAGAATTGCTAGATTTATCATTAATTTCAGGAGAGTTTGTTTCACCCATCGCTTCATCAGATGACATTTGTATAATATTTTTCAAAAACATAGTGCATATCCTCACATTTCGGTTCTA is a genomic window containing:
- a CDS encoding nucleotide exchange factor GrpE, whose product is MRICTMFLKNIIQMSSDEAMGETNSPEINDKSSNSDSQNPEVQGASTAQNEEAARISSLEAECAAVQAKLSETHDRMLRIAADAENMRKRMEREKADTRLYSIQEFAKDLLPVIDAFDKAMSAIELTQINFETEEGKKVAGIVEGVQLVSKVFQDAVKKHGIERLPGKDAPFNPTYHNAIAKIVDASFKQETVIDEFMAGYKIGERILRTAMVRVGAPD